From one Methylomonas paludis genomic stretch:
- a CDS encoding GTPase domain-containing protein, whose translation MLEFIQLLKQRYQAVLLQLDKKNPLFLDYQQCVEQLLYAEAFIRKGQLISAYPKLPLQIAVIGPTQVGKSSVVNLLLNNDLAGVSPLAGYTVHPHGYYQGLSAADQQAIQHYFTGFTAISESSLSAAHYDRFSLTANPAGSKLLPQGLCWDTPDFDSIDAADYREGVIRTIALADVIVVVVSKEKYADQSVWEVLQTIAGFQQPTLICLNKLSPGSEAEVIKSLEQKWRQHRNEALPEIIPMLFHKPGGTPVWPAASAKALLKLAGKVAHAKQPRYQQQWLQQYWQQWLQPVYAEHQAQQRWQQLVDSAIKQAGLDYRRDYLDHPHHYETFQKAVLSMLNLLEIPGIAKAVSQARRTITWPLRQLMSLGKDSGKPPLSQEQTVLRQIGGHVMIHLADKLLEIHETTQAPSAWWQETTVLLRQHKQTILGQYDALVFDYQQHFEQDVEAAATRLYHKLQEQPLVLNSLRATRISTDVLVMLLAIQAGGIGVHDLLLTPMMLSITSYLAESAIGSYMDRVAADLKRHQFNTVHNGLFDSHLKQALYRLPQLSLSNNSFNIPESLCRQAEKSLNEKKHGLRLL comes from the coding sequence ATGCTGGAATTTATCCAACTACTCAAACAGCGTTACCAGGCTGTCCTCCTGCAACTGGATAAAAAAAATCCGCTTTTTCTCGACTATCAGCAGTGTGTAGAGCAACTGCTTTACGCCGAGGCCTTTATTCGTAAAGGCCAGTTGATCAGCGCTTACCCTAAACTGCCGTTGCAGATCGCGGTGATAGGCCCTACCCAGGTTGGCAAAAGTTCTGTGGTTAATCTGTTGTTAAACAATGACCTGGCTGGTGTCAGTCCGCTGGCTGGTTACACTGTGCATCCGCACGGCTATTATCAGGGTTTAAGCGCTGCTGACCAGCAAGCCATCCAGCACTATTTTACCGGGTTTACGGCAATAAGCGAATCCAGTCTGAGCGCGGCGCATTATGACCGTTTTTCGCTGACGGCCAATCCGGCCGGCTCTAAATTGCTGCCTCAGGGTCTGTGCTGGGATACCCCGGATTTTGATTCTATTGATGCGGCGGATTACCGGGAAGGGGTGATCAGAACCATAGCTCTGGCCGATGTGATAGTGGTGGTGGTCAGCAAGGAAAAATACGCCGATCAATCGGTTTGGGAGGTGTTGCAAACCATTGCCGGCTTTCAGCAGCCGACCCTGATTTGTTTAAACAAATTAAGTCCGGGCAGCGAAGCTGAAGTGATTAAATCTCTGGAACAGAAATGGCGCCAGCATCGCAATGAAGCGCTGCCGGAAATTATCCCCATGCTGTTTCACAAGCCGGGTGGCACGCCGGTTTGGCCGGCGGCTTCGGCCAAAGCTTTACTTAAACTGGCCGGCAAGGTGGCGCACGCCAAACAGCCGCGTTACCAGCAGCAATGGTTGCAGCAGTACTGGCAGCAATGGTTGCAACCGGTGTATGCTGAACATCAGGCCCAGCAGCGCTGGCAGCAGTTGGTTGACAGTGCGATCAAACAGGCCGGGCTGGATTATCGGCGAGATTATCTGGATCATCCGCATCATTACGAAACCTTTCAGAAAGCTGTGCTCAGTATGCTTAATCTGCTGGAGATACCGGGTATTGCCAAGGCCGTCAGTCAGGCCCGCCGCACTATCACCTGGCCGCTGCGTCAATTGATGAGTTTGGGTAAGGACTCGGGCAAACCACCGCTTAGTCAGGAACAGACGGTGCTGCGCCAGATCGGCGGTCATGTGATGATACATCTGGCGGATAAATTGCTGGAAATCCATGAAACTACGCAGGCGCCTTCGGCCTGGTGGCAGGAAACCACGGTCCTGCTGCGGCAGCATAAGCAGACCATACTGGGCCAGTATGATGCCCTGGTATTTGATTATCAGCAGCATTTTGAGCAGGATGTGGAAGCCGCCGCCACTCGTTTATACCACAAGCTACAGGAACAGCCGTTGGTGTTGAACAGCCTGCGCGCTACCCGTATTTCTACCGATGTGCTGGTGATGCTGCTGGCTATTCAGGCCGGCGGCATTGGTGTACACGATCTGTTGTTAACACCGATGATGCTGTCCATTACTTCTTATTTGGCGGAAAGTGCCATTGGTAGCTATATGGACAGGGTGGCTGCGGATTTAAAACGCCATCAGTTTAATACCGTGCATAACGGTCTGTTTGACAGTCATTTAAAACAGGCGCTATACCGTTTGCCGCAGCTGAGCCTGAGCAATAACAGCTTTAATATCCCCGAATCTCTGTGCCGTCAGGCCGAAAAATCGCTTAACGAGAAGAAACATGGTTTACGATTACTTTGA
- a CDS encoding class 1 fructose-bisphosphatase — translation MSDQVTLTQFIIEQQRGLPDASGTFTLLLNNIVTACKQISNRVNRGALIGVLGSAGTENVQGEVQKKLDIITHDIMVRALNWSGQVGGMASEETDDPIKVPTQYPKGKYLVLFDPLDGSSNIDINLTVGTIFSILRCREGMDPETEDFLRKGNEQVCAGFVLYGPSTMLVITTGKGVNGFTLDQDVGEFILTHRNMRIPEETDEFAINMSNQRFWEPPVQQYIDECVTGVDGVRSKNFNMRWVASLVADVYRILTRGGIFLYPADLRDPSKPGKLRLMYEANPMAFIIEQAGGVCTTGREAILDIKPQTIHQRVPLILGSKTEVERITDYYSQYDQANT, via the coding sequence ATGTCCGATCAAGTTACTCTTACCCAGTTTATCATCGAACAGCAGCGCGGCCTGCCCGATGCCTCTGGAACCTTTACCTTATTGCTCAACAACATCGTTACCGCCTGCAAGCAGATTTCCAACCGGGTTAACCGTGGCGCGCTAATCGGCGTGCTGGGCAGCGCCGGCACCGAAAACGTGCAGGGCGAAGTCCAAAAAAAGCTCGACATCATCACTCATGACATCATGGTCAGAGCGCTGAACTGGAGCGGCCAGGTCGGCGGCATGGCTTCCGAAGAAACCGATGACCCGATCAAAGTACCTACCCAATACCCCAAAGGCAAATATCTGGTGCTGTTTGATCCGCTGGACGGCTCATCCAATATCGATATCAATCTGACCGTGGGTACCATTTTTTCCATCCTGCGCTGCCGCGAAGGCATGGACCCGGAAACCGAAGATTTTTTACGCAAAGGTAATGAGCAGGTTTGTGCCGGTTTTGTACTGTACGGGCCATCTACCATGCTGGTGATCACCACCGGCAAAGGCGTGAACGGCTTTACCCTGGATCAGGATGTGGGCGAATTTATTTTAACCCACCGCAATATGCGAATTCCGGAAGAAACCGATGAATTTGCCATCAATATGTCCAATCAACGCTTCTGGGAACCGCCGGTACAACAATATATCGACGAATGTGTGACCGGCGTGGATGGAGTACGCAGCAAAAATTTTAATATGCGCTGGGTGGCTTCGCTGGTGGCGGATGTGTATCGGATTTTGACCAGGGGCGGGATTTTTCTATATCCAGCCGACTTGCGCGACCCAAGTAAACCCGGCAAACTGCGCTTAATGTACGAAGCCAATCCAATGGCCTTTATCATTGAACAAGCCGGCGGGGTCTGCACCACAGGCCGGGAAGCGATACTGGACATCAAACCCCAAACCATCCATCAGCGGGTACCGCTGATCCTGGGTTCCAAAACCGAGGTGGAGCGGATTACCGACTATTACAGCCAATACGATCAGGCCAATACCTAA
- a CDS encoding helix-turn-helix domain-containing protein, with protein sequence MLRNPASIYLVKQPLTKNNQVSCNNCALDNICLPRGLSKTEINDISEVVRAKRVLQRGEFIYHEGDNFKGILAIKSGSAKLVANDQHGNEHILNILLPGELLGFDGLSDEKHSCAAIALETTSFCLLPADNMEELFVNVPSLTRELFRHTGEKMSEDKNQLILSKRPAEERLAYFLISLSERLKRRGFSASEFKLSLTRQEIGNHLGLALETISRLLKKFQDDGVILVQNRFITITNLAALKKMLVEQD encoded by the coding sequence ATGTTACGCAACCCCGCTTCCATCTATCTGGTCAAGCAGCCTTTAACCAAAAATAATCAGGTTAGCTGCAACAATTGCGCGCTGGACAATATCTGTCTGCCGCGCGGCTTGTCCAAAACCGAGATCAACGATATTAGTGAAGTGGTGCGAGCCAAGCGGGTGTTACAACGCGGCGAGTTTATTTATCACGAAGGTGATAATTTCAAAGGCATCCTGGCCATCAAATCCGGCAGCGCCAAACTGGTGGCCAACGACCAGCACGGCAACGAACATATCCTCAATATCCTGCTGCCCGGCGAATTGCTGGGCTTTGACGGCTTATCCGACGAAAAACACAGTTGCGCCGCCATTGCGCTGGAAACCACCAGCTTTTGTCTGCTGCCTGCCGACAATATGGAAGAGCTGTTTGTCAACGTCCCCAGCCTGACCAGAGAACTGTTCCGCCATACCGGCGAAAAAATGAGTGAAGACAAAAATCAGCTCATCCTCAGCAAACGCCCGGCTGAAGAACGGCTGGCCTACTTCCTGATCAGCCTGTCCGAGCGCCTGAAACGCCGCGGCTTTTCCGCCTCCGAATTCAAACTTTCCCTCACCCGCCAGGAAATCGGCAACCACCTGGGCCTGGCCCTGGAAACCATCAGTCGGCTGCTGAAAAAATTTCAGGATGACGGCGTAATTCTGGTGCAAAACCGCTTTATCACCATCACCAACCTGGCAGCCTTGAAAAAAATGCTGGTGGAGCAGGATTAA
- a CDS encoding GTPase, protein MVYDYFELLAQARSWAAQTVAEGRLTQQQAQVLQDIDSRSPDSLFGSETPATLVRPLIVAFMGGTGVGKSSLLNRLAGQAIARAGVERPTSREVTLYHHQALALQHLPLGLPLDSIKICTHNQADQANIVWIDMPDFDSIELDNQHQVLEWLPHIDVLIYVVSPERYRDNKAWQLLLAEGAKHAWLFVMNQWDRGLPVQFDDFIRQLHTAGFKQPLVFRTSCLELEADDFADMQQQLLQLSGQHSVSELSQRSQRQRFLQLQQGLQQIAAALAGRDFTRLHNSYQELWQNYTGSLEQGLLWPMQQIAAYWAERPGQKPDIKLWDDWAQSRFADVLDGLVLQAAQHDIPVKPLKAGLQQLKNQAEQKISQSTELVVRTALINPGNRVQRFFLRLTAICETLLPLLAMAAVAYEVYFGFYQGLNNQAYLGVDFAVHSVLLIGLSWLIPYFLHKKIQPSLQKTALKGLKKGLQQALTALDADIRDLLAGEQARQLELQQQIGQFISASNLQTGQKPVSSGLLERVLLSEAD, encoded by the coding sequence ATGGTTTACGATTACTTTGAATTGCTGGCCCAGGCGCGCAGTTGGGCCGCCCAAACCGTAGCCGAAGGGCGTTTGACCCAGCAACAAGCCCAAGTCTTGCAGGATATCGACAGTCGCAGTCCTGATAGTTTATTTGGCAGCGAAACCCCAGCAACGCTGGTCCGACCATTGATTGTGGCCTTTATGGGCGGTACCGGGGTGGGCAAAAGCTCTTTATTAAATCGGCTGGCCGGGCAGGCCATTGCCAGAGCCGGGGTGGAGCGGCCTACCTCCAGGGAAGTAACTCTGTATCATCATCAAGCCCTGGCTTTACAGCATTTACCGCTCGGCCTGCCGCTGGACAGCATCAAAATCTGTACCCACAATCAGGCCGATCAAGCCAATATTGTCTGGATCGATATGCCGGATTTTGACAGTATAGAGCTGGATAATCAGCATCAGGTATTGGAATGGCTGCCGCATATCGATGTGTTGATTTATGTGGTTAGCCCTGAGCGTTATCGGGACAACAAGGCCTGGCAATTATTGCTGGCCGAAGGCGCCAAACATGCATGGCTGTTTGTGATGAATCAATGGGATAGGGGCCTGCCGGTTCAGTTTGACGATTTTATCCGCCAGTTGCATACAGCGGGTTTTAAACAGCCGCTGGTGTTTCGCACCAGTTGCCTGGAACTCGAAGCCGATGATTTTGCCGATATGCAGCAGCAATTGCTGCAGTTGTCCGGGCAGCATAGTGTCAGCGAATTAAGCCAGCGTAGTCAGCGCCAGCGGTTTTTGCAACTGCAACAGGGTTTGCAACAAATTGCCGCCGCGCTGGCCGGGCGGGATTTCACCCGGCTGCACAATAGCTATCAGGAACTTTGGCAGAACTATACCGGCAGTCTGGAACAAGGCTTGCTTTGGCCGATGCAGCAAATCGCCGCTTATTGGGCTGAGCGTCCTGGCCAAAAGCCGGATATCAAGCTCTGGGACGACTGGGCGCAAAGCCGGTTTGCCGATGTGCTGGATGGTTTGGTACTGCAGGCCGCGCAGCATGATATCCCGGTTAAGCCCTTAAAAGCCGGTTTGCAGCAGCTTAAAAATCAGGCTGAGCAAAAAATCAGTCAGTCCACCGAGTTGGTCGTGCGCACGGCTTTAATTAATCCCGGTAACAGAGTGCAGCGTTTTTTTCTGCGCCTGACCGCCATCTGCGAAACCCTGCTGCCGCTGCTGGCGATGGCGGCTGTGGCGTATGAAGTTTATTTTGGTTTTTATCAGGGGCTGAACAATCAAGCTTATCTGGGCGTGGATTTTGCCGTGCACAGTGTGTTATTAATCGGTTTAAGCTGGTTGATACCTTATTTTCTGCATAAAAAAATCCAGCCTTCATTACAAAAAACCGCGCTTAAGGGTTTGAAAAAAGGTTTGCAACAGGCGCTTACGGCGCTGGATGCTGATATCAGGGATTTACTGGCCGGCGAACAGGCTCGGCAGTTGGAATTGCAACAGCAAATCGGGCAATTTATTAGCGCCAGCAATCTGCAAACCGGGCAAAAGCCGGTGAGCAGCGGTTTGCTGGAGAGGGTGTTGTTGAGTGAGGCGGATTAA
- the thiE gene encoding thiamine phosphate synthase, whose translation MKFPAQGLYAITQPEGKSIPTVLAEVEAALRGGAGVLQYRDKNPLDAVDLSSRLLQLCRQYQVPLLINDNVELALVIGADGVHLGKDDGDIQQARLRLGSQAIIGTSCYNDPAKAVHMQTGGADYVAFGRFFTSGTKPLAAPAQLETLRQAKANLHIPIVAIGGILPDNGGQLLAAGADLLAVIGGLFDAEPETAAQAYLSLFKS comes from the coding sequence ATGAAGTTTCCCGCCCAAGGTTTGTATGCCATTACCCAGCCGGAGGGCAAATCCATTCCAACAGTATTGGCAGAAGTGGAAGCCGCTTTGCGCGGCGGTGCCGGGGTATTGCAATACCGGGATAAAAACCCGCTTGATGCGGTTGATCTGAGCAGCCGCTTATTACAGCTATGCCGGCAATATCAGGTACCTTTGCTGATTAATGACAATGTGGAACTGGCGCTGGTCATAGGCGCAGATGGCGTGCATCTGGGTAAAGACGATGGCGATATCCAACAGGCCCGGCTGCGCCTGGGTAGCCAGGCCATTATTGGTACATCCTGCTATAACGATCCGGCCAAAGCCGTGCACATGCAAACCGGCGGCGCGGATTATGTGGCCTTTGGCCGGTTTTTTACTTCCGGCACCAAACCCTTGGCGGCACCTGCACAACTGGAGACCTTACGCCAGGCCAAAGCCAATCTGCACATCCCCATTGTCGCCATCGGCGGGATTTTACCCGACAATGGCGGCCAATTACTGGCTGCCGGTGCCGATCTGCTGGCGGTGATCGGCGGTTTGTTTGATGCAGAGCCGGAGACCGCAGCCCAAGCTTATCTCAGCCTGTTTAAGTCGTAA
- the thiD gene encoding bifunctional hydroxymethylpyrimidine kinase/phosphomethylpyrimidine kinase: MSIYLPIVLSFSGHDPCGGAGVQADIETIRSHHCHSCSVITALTEQDSHNVKQIIPQAAENIIHQAQTVLADLPVAVIKIGLIGHADTALAIVQILQQYPHIPVVLDPILAAGGGKALADEHLTDIIAQQLTPLTTVLTPNSLEARRLSGRQSLAECGAALLTQGAKHVLITGAHEDSAQVQNHLYNADGTTQTYHWDRLPGHYHGSGCTLASAVAALLALGLDAEAAIHEAQDFTWQALEVAYRTGSGQLNPNRLFWVAA; this comes from the coding sequence ATGAGTATTTACTTACCGATAGTGCTGAGCTTTTCCGGACACGATCCATGCGGCGGCGCCGGGGTACAAGCCGATATAGAAACCATCCGCAGCCATCACTGCCATAGCTGCAGCGTGATTACCGCGCTCACCGAACAGGATAGCCATAACGTCAAACAAATTATTCCCCAAGCAGCGGAAAACATTATCCACCAGGCGCAAACCGTATTAGCCGATTTGCCGGTGGCGGTGATCAAGATCGGCCTGATCGGTCACGCCGACACCGCGTTGGCGATTGTGCAGATTTTGCAGCAATATCCACACATTCCGGTAGTGCTGGATCCAATACTGGCCGCAGGCGGCGGCAAGGCACTGGCTGATGAGCATTTAACCGATATTATCGCCCAGCAACTGACCCCGCTGACCACAGTACTGACCCCCAACAGCCTGGAAGCCCGCCGCCTCAGCGGCCGGCAAAGTCTGGCCGAATGCGGCGCCGCCTTGCTGACGCAGGGCGCGAAACATGTGCTGATTACCGGCGCTCATGAAGACTCCGCCCAGGTGCAAAATCATTTATACAATGCCGACGGCACGACGCAGACCTATCACTGGGATCGCCTGCCCGGCCATTATCATGGTTCCGGCTGCACCCTGGCCAGCGCAGTAGCCGCCTTGCTGGCGCTGGGCCTGGATGCCGAAGCGGCCATCCACGAAGCCCAGGATTTCACCTGGCAGGCGCTGGAAGTGGCTTATCGCACCGGCAGCGGCCAGCTTAATCCCAATCGCTTGTTTTGGGTGGCAGCATGA